A genome region from Natranaeroarchaeum sulfidigenes includes the following:
- a CDS encoding uS10/mL48 family ribosomal protein: MTFVTKLTLQSGDRAVLDSVVEDIRSTTERKGVEMNGPHSKSPERLRVPQHKRTTGGAEFSSWDYTVYTRKIEIVGHDEIARQIAGKEYPSSLHVEVEVEQISQVGSGS, from the coding sequence ATGACCTTCGTCACCAAACTTACCCTGCAAAGCGGCGATCGGGCGGTCCTCGACAGCGTCGTCGAGGATATCCGCTCGACGACCGAGCGAAAAGGCGTCGAAATGAACGGTCCTCACTCGAAATCCCCCGAACGGCTCCGCGTTCCCCAGCACAAGCGGACGACCGGCGGTGCGGAGTTCTCCTCGTGGGACTACACGGTCTACACTCGCAAGATCGAGATCGTCGGCCACGACGAGATCGCCCGACAGATCGCGGGCAAGGAGTACCCCAGTTCGTTGCACGTCGAAGTCGAGGTCGAGCAGATCAGTCAGGTCGGCTCCGGTTCGTAG
- a CDS encoding bis(5'-nucleosyl)-tetraphosphatase, with translation MTVEATSAGAILFRDTRGRREYLLLKSRPGDWEFPKGGVEGTEELQQTAIREVEEEAGIADFRLLDGFREDYDYVFEADGNTIHKTVHLFIAKSFEASAELSHEHRDLQWRDYEQAINTITQDGPREILEQAHEFLNEREEDEE, from the coding sequence ATGACGGTCGAAGCGACGAGCGCGGGCGCGATCCTCTTTCGGGATACGCGGGGCCGCCGGGAGTATCTGCTCCTCAAAAGCCGACCCGGGGACTGGGAGTTCCCCAAGGGCGGCGTTGAGGGGACCGAAGAGCTCCAGCAAACGGCTATCCGTGAGGTCGAAGAGGAAGCAGGTATTGCCGATTTTAGACTACTCGATGGCTTTCGCGAGGACTACGACTACGTCTTCGAGGCCGACGGGAACACCATCCACAAGACGGTCCATCTGTTTATCGCCAAGTCGTTCGAGGCCAGTGCCGAGCTGTCTCACGAACATCGTGACCTGCAGTGGCGCGATTACGAACAGGCGATCAACACGATCACGCAGGATGGTCCCCGGGAGATCCTCGAACAGGCCCACGAGTTCCTGAACGAACGGGAAGAAGACGAGGAGTAA
- the msrB gene encoding peptide-methionine (R)-S-oxide reductase MsrB: MSDQHVDNLPKTEAEWRERLTDEEYKMLREAGTEPRFSGDLLDVKEDGEFACAGCGLTLFDSDTKYDSGSGWPSFYDIVDEDNVETRVDRSLGMTRTEVVCARCEGHLGHLFDDGPEPTGQRYCINSACLDFEPSEKN; encoded by the coding sequence ATGAGCGACCAGCACGTCGACAACCTGCCGAAAACTGAAGCGGAGTGGCGTGAGCGCCTGACTGATGAGGAATATAAGATGCTTCGCGAAGCGGGGACCGAGCCCCGGTTCAGTGGCGATCTGCTCGATGTCAAAGAGGACGGCGAGTTCGCCTGTGCGGGCTGTGGCCTGACGCTGTTCGACTCCGATACCAAATACGACTCCGGCAGTGGCTGGCCCAGCTTCTACGACATCGTCGACGAGGACAACGTCGAGACGCGGGTCGACAGAAGCCTCGGGATGACGCGGACGGAAGTGGTTTGTGCGCGCTGTGAGGGACATCTCGGCCATCTCTTCGATGATGGGCCGGAACCAACAGGCCAGCGTTACTGCATCAACTCGGCGTGTCTCGACTTCGAGCCCAGTGAGAAAAACTGA
- a CDS encoding phosphoadenosine phosphosulfate reductase family protein, producing the protein MSQNEVPDYADVDYEDGADQTFEEYSTVQAKIEKAVEVTRRGLEEYENPAVMWTGGKDSTLTLYFIKEVAERYDLEVPPAVFIDHFQHFDELHDFVDRWANEWDLDVIYARNEDVGTYVEEHGLEPGDDIPISELSEHNQHHVREILEYEEDTFPFLLDTYVGNHLLKTVALNDALEDYDIDGVISGVRWDEQEARADETFFSPRHDPEIYPPHDRIQPILQFEERAVWDTFWHYVVPDTVEAFPDEGFVPESADDLPEGVGIEDVPISPKYFAGFRSLGSEISTEKTTEDPAWLQDLEDTTERAGRAQDKEDLMARLRDLGYM; encoded by the coding sequence ATGAGTCAGAACGAGGTTCCCGACTACGCCGACGTCGACTACGAAGACGGTGCGGACCAGACGTTCGAGGAGTACAGCACCGTACAGGCGAAAATCGAGAAGGCAGTAGAGGTTACCCGACGCGGCCTCGAAGAGTACGAGAACCCCGCCGTCATGTGGACTGGCGGAAAGGACTCGACGCTCACCCTGTATTTCATCAAAGAGGTCGCCGAGCGCTACGACCTCGAGGTTCCGCCCGCGGTCTTCATCGATCATTTCCAGCACTTCGACGAGCTCCACGACTTCGTCGACCGCTGGGCCAACGAGTGGGATCTCGACGTGATCTACGCGCGCAACGAGGACGTGGGTACCTACGTGGAGGAACACGGCCTCGAACCGGGCGACGACATTCCAATCAGTGAGCTCTCCGAGCACAACCAGCACCACGTCCGGGAGATCCTGGAGTACGAGGAGGACACGTTCCCGTTCCTGCTGGACACCTACGTCGGCAACCACTTGCTCAAAACCGTCGCGCTAAACGACGCGCTCGAAGACTACGACATCGACGGCGTCATCTCCGGCGTGCGCTGGGACGAGCAGGAAGCCCGTGCCGACGAGACGTTCTTCAGCCCGCGGCACGATCCGGAAATTTACCCGCCCCACGACCGCATCCAGCCCATCCTCCAGTTCGAGGAGCGCGCGGTCTGGGATACCTTCTGGCACTACGTCGTTCCGGACACCGTCGAGGCGTTCCCGGACGAGGGCTTCGTCCCGGAGAGCGCGGACGACCTTCCGGAGGGCGTTGGGATCGAAGACGTCCCGATCTCACCGAAGTACTTTGCCGGGTTCCGGTCGCTCGGGAGCGAGATCAGCACGGAAAAGACAACCGAGGACCCCGCGTGGCTACAGGATCTGGAAGATACGACCGAGCGCGCCGGGCGGGCCCAGGACAAAGAAGATCTGATGGCTCGTCTGCGCGATCTGGGTTATATGTAA
- a CDS encoding DUF7577 domain-containing protein — MEPSTLTLLWRLAVTAVVIVGPTLLFLGLIRGLELLRDDELINKITDAEHLRVDDTDDLLRILSKDTVIDSDVEPNLERLMDASAPRCQHCGAPNQSTATYCHDCLEQIH; from the coding sequence ATGGAGCCGTCGACGCTCACGCTCCTGTGGCGGCTTGCCGTTACCGCGGTCGTCATCGTAGGGCCGACACTGCTGTTTCTCGGTCTGATTAGGGGACTCGAACTCCTCCGGGACGACGAGTTGATAAACAAGATTACCGATGCAGAGCACCTTCGTGTCGACGACACTGATGACTTACTCAGAATCCTCTCGAAGGATACCGTCATAGACAGCGACGTGGAACCGAACCTGGAGCGGCTGATGGACGCTTCGGCACCACGATGTCAGCACTGTGGCGCACCGAACCAGTCGACAGCAACGTACTGTCACGACTGCCTGGAGCAGATCCACTGA
- a CDS encoding nucleotide-binding protein — MVEAFAVASGKGGTGKTTATLALGMALAEEHDVTIVDADTGMANLLFHAGLEDVETTLHDLLMAERDVPVEKAVYDRHGLSVVPCGTSLADFESAEPERLREVVAILAENTDVLLLDSPAALGSKSAVLPIVLADRVLPVLAPTIPALSDGLKVQEYASSYGTGTGGVLFNKVREESRMDTVVDRTERYFDGPVLGTVPECSAPHQARAAGKPLLSYAPSSPAAVAFTEAASELTIESGDSAAVAERFKSAVVPDRP; from the coding sequence ATGGTCGAGGCGTTCGCCGTCGCGAGCGGGAAGGGTGGGACGGGCAAGACGACAGCGACGCTCGCGCTCGGCATGGCGCTGGCTGAGGAGCACGACGTGACCATCGTCGACGCGGATACCGGGATGGCGAACCTGCTCTTTCACGCCGGTCTCGAAGACGTTGAAACCACCCTGCACGACCTGCTGATGGCCGAGCGAGACGTGCCGGTCGAGAAAGCGGTTTACGATCGCCACGGACTTTCGGTCGTGCCCTGCGGGACGAGTCTGGCGGATTTCGAGTCGGCCGAACCGGAGCGACTACGCGAGGTTGTCGCAATCCTTGCCGAGAACACGGACGTTCTCCTGCTCGATTCGCCAGCCGCACTTGGTTCGAAAAGCGCCGTGCTGCCGATCGTCCTCGCCGACCGGGTGCTCCCCGTGCTGGCTCCGACCATTCCGGCGCTGAGCGACGGGCTGAAAGTCCAGGAGTACGCGAGTTCGTACGGAACAGGCACGGGAGGCGTCCTCTTCAACAAGGTACGCGAGGAATCACGCATGGACACCGTCGTTGACCGGACCGAACGCTACTTCGATGGACCGGTACTCGGCACTGTGCCGGAGTGTTCCGCACCGCATCAGGCGAGAGCTGCGGGGAAACCGCTACTCTCGTACGCACCCAGCTCACCCGCAGCCGTCGCGTTTACCGAGGCTGCTTCGGAGTTGACGATCGAATCCGGCGATTCAGCGGCTGTCGCGGAGCGTTTCAAAAGCGCGGTCGTCCCCGACAGACCATGA
- a CDS encoding HAD family hydrolase has translation MAVSFDLFGTLVSVDRPDSPADAVATELASRGVDVPAEFVADYREIQIDAPEGAEVPLPAHVAAALRSRGVSPTDNVVRRAVVAAFDPAVETRPGAVDAVAAAAEHGAVGVLSNCSVPELVPRALLRSDIDRSAFDVIVSSAGCGWRKPDPRAFESFASRLGVDVGSVIHVGDDPDTDAGIEAVGGTAILLDEHSLADVPALLDEVA, from the coding sequence ATGGCAGTATCGTTCGACCTCTTCGGAACGCTCGTGTCGGTCGATCGGCCGGACTCCCCAGCCGACGCTGTCGCCACAGAGCTGGCGAGCCGCGGCGTCGACGTGCCAGCGGAGTTTGTAGCTGATTACCGGGAGATCCAGATCGATGCTCCCGAGGGCGCGGAAGTTCCGCTTCCCGCACACGTCGCCGCCGCGCTCCGAAGCCGTGGCGTATCACCCACGGACAACGTCGTTCGGCGGGCAGTCGTCGCGGCGTTCGATCCGGCAGTCGAGACGCGTCCCGGAGCTGTCGACGCGGTCGCGGCCGCGGCCGAGCACGGCGCCGTCGGCGTCCTCTCGAACTGTAGCGTGCCCGAACTCGTCCCGAGAGCGTTGCTTCGGTCCGATATCGATCGGTCGGCGTTCGATGTTATCGTATCGAGCGCCGGCTGTGGCTGGCGCAAACCAGATCCCCGTGCGTTCGAGTCGTTCGCCTCCAGGCTGGGTGTTGACGTCGGCTCGGTGATCCACGTCGGAGATGATCCGGATACTGATGCTGGCATCGAGGCGGTCGGTGGGACCGCCATTCTGCTCGACGAGCACTCGCTCGCCGACGTCCCTGCGCTGCTCGACGAGGTGGCGTAG
- the cbiB gene encoding adenosylcobinamide-phosphate synthase CbiB, giving the protein MAVELTLVVVLAAVLDRLVRELPARVHPVVVFGRLVDRADREWSRPRLAGVAVALALPVLPTAVAFGVVSVAVAVHPLLGVLAAGAALFTTTSLQMLLEEAAGVIEASSTDPAAARERLPALAGRDPADLSPDLLRSAAVESASENLADGLVAPLLAFALLAPVSLPLGAAAAAWLKAVNTLDSMLGYPSKPHGWASARLDDLVMWVPARVSALLLSAAALSPDPVLTARRWRGETASPNSGWPMATAAGALQVRLEKPDAYVLNELASLPTTEQAHRGVALVGRAGVLAYAIAALSGVIAWLP; this is encoded by the coding sequence GTGGCCGTGGAGCTCACGCTCGTGGTCGTGCTCGCGGCCGTCCTCGACCGACTTGTACGTGAACTCCCGGCACGGGTCCACCCAGTCGTCGTCTTCGGACGCCTCGTTGACCGCGCCGACAGGGAATGGTCCCGGCCACGGCTCGCTGGCGTCGCCGTGGCACTGGCGCTTCCCGTGCTCCCCACAGCCGTCGCCTTCGGCGTCGTCTCTGTGGCTGTTGCAGTTCATCCCCTGCTGGGTGTCCTCGCCGCTGGAGCCGCCCTCTTCACGACGACCAGTTTACAGATGTTGCTAGAGGAGGCTGCAGGCGTCATCGAGGCCAGCTCGACGGATCCGGCCGCGGCCCGCGAGCGGTTGCCCGCCCTTGCCGGGCGTGATCCGGCTGACCTTTCGCCCGACCTGCTACGCAGCGCCGCGGTCGAAAGTGCCAGCGAGAACCTCGCGGATGGGCTGGTTGCGCCGCTGCTCGCCTTTGCCCTGCTCGCACCGGTCTCACTCCCACTGGGTGCCGCTGCGGCGGCGTGGCTCAAGGCCGTGAACACGCTCGATTCGATGCTCGGCTACCCCTCGAAGCCACACGGCTGGGCGAGTGCTCGACTCGACGACCTCGTGATGTGGGTTCCCGCCCGCGTGAGCGCCCTGCTGCTTTCTGCGGCGGCGCTCTCGCCCGATCCCGTATTGACCGCGCGACGGTGGCGTGGCGAGACCGCCTCACCCAACTCCGGATGGCCCATGGCGACTGCTGCGGGCGCGCTCCAGGTCCGCCTCGAAAAGCCCGACGCCTACGTCCTCAACGAACTCGCCTCGCTGCCGACCACGGAGCAGGCCCATCGCGGCGTTGCGCTCGTCGGGCGCGCCGGGGTACTTGCGTACGCCATAGCCGCGTTGTCGGGGGTGATCGCGTGGCTGCCCTGA
- the cobS gene encoding adenosylcobinamide-GDP ribazoletransferase has product MSFAALRGAVGFLTRVPIGHDNTGWEAFTRTPATFPAVGYLVGVLGALVFLVPATPTVTAFLYVLVLYAVTGINHADGVADLGDAAVVHGDAERRREVLKDGTLGVGGTFALVGLIVGLVLVAVPLAGVPIAVAASIVIAAEVGARLGTAALVCVGTAPHEGLGSQLTGVNGPRSLVAPVLIALPAVVLARPSYVATAAVVAAVAVAVALYRWSGPTLGGVNGDVLGATTELGRLAGLLVGVLAWTLWTGDATLVGTLPTGEVTEVIAWTLS; this is encoded by the coding sequence CTGAGCTTCGCGGCGCTACGCGGAGCCGTCGGGTTTCTCACTCGCGTTCCCATCGGCCACGACAACACTGGGTGGGAAGCGTTTACCCGCACCCCCGCAACGTTCCCCGCCGTCGGCTATCTCGTCGGCGTGCTCGGCGCGCTCGTCTTTCTGGTTCCCGCCACGCCGACCGTCACGGCGTTTCTGTACGTCCTCGTCCTGTACGCCGTCACAGGTATAAACCACGCCGACGGCGTCGCCGATCTGGGTGACGCCGCGGTGGTCCATGGCGACGCAGAGCGACGGCGGGAGGTGCTCAAAGACGGCACGCTCGGCGTCGGCGGGACATTCGCGCTCGTCGGGCTCATTGTCGGTCTCGTCCTCGTGGCCGTTCCACTCGCGGGAGTCCCCATCGCCGTTGCGGCGAGCATCGTCATCGCTGCGGAGGTTGGAGCACGGCTGGGCACCGCTGCACTGGTCTGTGTCGGCACCGCGCCCCACGAGGGACTCGGAAGCCAACTGACCGGCGTCAACGGCCCCCGAAGCCTCGTCGCACCCGTGCTGATCGCGCTTCCCGCTGTCGTGCTCGCTCGCCCGTCGTACGTCGCCACGGCGGCCGTCGTCGCGGCGGTCGCGGTCGCGGTCGCACTCTATCGCTGGTCGGGCCCCACGCTCGGCGGCGTCAACGGGGACGTGCTCGGTGCGACGACCGAGCTTGGCCGGCTCGCCGGACTACTGGTTGGCGTACTCGCATGGACGCTCTGGACCGGTGACGCGACACTCGTTGGGACGCTCCCGACAGGCGAGGTAACGGAGGTGATCGCGTGGACGCTCTCGTGA
- a CDS encoding NTP transferase domain-containing protein has translation MCGGEGTRLAASLRGDAPEKPLYPIDGKPMVDRVLDALDASDIDRIHAVVSPATPETREHITGRGPLIETPVSLIETPGEGYVTDLSAALDDIVQPVLTVAADLPLLTGDVVDRMLDVYAMTGTDDGSMTVAVPTTRKVRLGVSADTVMETDALTAELLDGRGDAEVKPERIAPTGLNVVGASTQTDTMYLTDDERLAVNVNRARDARIAEALE, from the coding sequence ATGTGTGGCGGCGAGGGGACCCGCCTTGCAGCCTCGCTCAGGGGGGACGCACCCGAAAAGCCGCTGTACCCGATCGACGGCAAGCCGATGGTCGACCGGGTGCTAGACGCGCTCGACGCCAGCGATATTGATCGAATCCACGCGGTGGTTTCGCCCGCCACACCCGAAACGCGCGAGCACATCACCGGACGTGGTCCGCTGATCGAGACACCGGTATCGCTGATCGAGACCCCTGGAGAAGGGTACGTCACAGACCTCTCGGCGGCGCTCGACGATATCGTCCAGCCTGTCCTGACCGTCGCCGCGGATCTGCCGCTGTTGACCGGCGACGTCGTTGACAGAATGCTGGACGTATACGCGATGACCGGAACCGACGACGGGTCGATGACAGTCGCGGTCCCGACCACGCGCAAAGTTCGGCTCGGCGTGTCCGCGGATACCGTGATGGAGACGGACGCGCTGACTGCGGAGCTACTCGACGGGCGGGGTGATGCGGAGGTGAAACCGGAACGAATCGCGCCGACCGGCCTGAACGTGGTCGGCGCATCGACGCAGACTGATACGATGTACCTGACAGACGACGAGCGACTGGCGGTGAACGTGAATCGAGCGCGAGACGCACGGATCGCGGAGGCACTGGAATGA
- the cobT gene encoding nicotinate mononucleotide-dependent phosphoribosyltransferase CobT: MRFVLAAGTTRTATIEGISAAGATPELMADTPAIDAEILVYGQPVSSDLVPVSPTGCPTPAVISRAVRERVGFDVTVIDAGLAAETDAPTVSVGAQPGRDIREEHAVPRADAVFHRARKFGRSLPDDELFVAETIPGGTTTAAAVLRALGADLGVSSSLPENPLALKEQVVTTALDASGIERGELVDSPLAAIEAVGDPVQATVAGLTVGALESGSSVTLAGGTQLVATAALVRAFGCGEPLSLATTHFVAADPAVDLDAATAALELDVTVTDPGFEHSEHVAMERYVAGEAKEGVGMGGALALADRAAVGMGAIRGQIASVYDRLDPDSTPESEPPVTGGDR; this comes from the coding sequence ATGAGGTTCGTCCTTGCGGCCGGGACGACGCGGACGGCGACCATCGAGGGAATCAGCGCTGCCGGAGCCACGCCGGAACTGATGGCGGACACCCCTGCGATCGATGCGGAGATCCTCGTCTACGGCCAGCCCGTGTCGAGCGATCTGGTACCCGTGAGTCCGACCGGCTGTCCGACCCCCGCAGTCATCTCACGGGCCGTCCGCGAGCGGGTCGGCTTCGACGTGACGGTGATCGACGCCGGTCTCGCCGCCGAGACCGATGCGCCGACGGTTTCGGTCGGTGCCCAACCGGGCCGGGACATCCGCGAGGAGCATGCCGTCCCACGTGCCGACGCGGTGTTCCACCGCGCCCGCAAATTCGGCCGCTCGCTGCCCGATGACGAACTGTTCGTCGCCGAAACGATTCCCGGCGGGACGACGACCGCAGCAGCGGTACTTCGGGCGCTCGGCGCTGATCTGGGCGTCTCCTCGTCGCTGCCCGAGAACCCCCTCGCGCTGAAAGAGCAGGTCGTCACGACGGCGCTCGACGCGAGCGGGATCGAGCGCGGCGAGCTGGTCGACTCGCCCCTGGCGGCCATCGAGGCGGTCGGCGATCCCGTGCAAGCGACCGTCGCAGGCCTGACCGTCGGCGCGCTCGAATCAGGGAGTTCGGTGACGCTGGCTGGCGGGACACAGCTGGTCGCGACAGCGGCGCTGGTCCGGGCGTTCGGCTGCGGCGAACCCCTGTCACTCGCCACTACTCACTTCGTTGCCGCTGATCCTGCAGTGGATCTCGACGCCGCGACGGCGGCGCTCGAACTCGACGTGACGGTGACCGATCCCGGGTTCGAGCACAGTGAGCACGTCGCCATGGAGCGATACGTCGCGGGTGAAGCGAAGGAGGGCGTCGGGATGGGCGGGGCGCTGGCGCTCGCAGATCGTGCAGCGGTCGGAATGGGAGCTATCAGAGGGCAGATCGCGTCGGTGTACGATCGACTCGATCCCGACTCGACGCCGGAGAGCGAGCCTCCAGTCACTGGAGGTGACCGCTGA
- a CDS encoding threonine-phosphate decarboxylase, giving the protein MDPDAVREVDRVPHGGSDERDVLDFSANTNTEIPPGVEAVYREAFHASRRYPNDDYPVFRDAAAAYVGCDAGQVVPTPGGLAAIRLAIETTVEAGDSVLVPTPSFGEYAREIELQGADPAFVSHDRVLDADPAGHALAIVCTPNNPTGEAYDPDQLRAFAARCRDADTRLLVDEAFLGFTDIPSLAGEAGVIVARSLTKLFGLPGLRAGFAVATGPELDALKTARRAWNLGTPAASVGAHCLRAEEFVVETRQRIEGERERLREALSTRYDIHPSDAPFLLLDIGDRDVDDLLAHARQHGLALRDARTFRGLDSHVRVAVKDSEANDRLLEVLVDG; this is encoded by the coding sequence ATGGATCCCGATGCAGTACGGGAGGTCGACCGGGTACCCCACGGCGGGAGCGACGAGCGGGACGTGCTGGATTTCAGCGCCAACACGAACACGGAGATACCGCCGGGTGTCGAGGCGGTCTACCGCGAGGCGTTCCACGCATCGCGCCGGTATCCGAACGACGACTACCCCGTGTTTCGGGATGCTGCCGCGGCGTACGTCGGCTGCGATGCAGGGCAAGTCGTTCCCACGCCAGGGGGACTCGCGGCGATTCGGCTGGCGATCGAGACGACGGTCGAGGCCGGTGACAGCGTGCTCGTCCCGACGCCGAGCTTCGGCGAGTACGCTCGCGAGATCGAACTCCAGGGAGCCGACCCCGCGTTCGTCTCTCACGATCGAGTGCTCGACGCCGATCCAGCCGGGCACGCTCTCGCCATTGTCTGCACGCCCAACAACCCGACCGGCGAAGCCTACGATCCCGACCAGCTCAGGGCGTTTGCCGCCCGCTGTCGGGACGCCGACACCCGGTTGCTCGTCGACGAGGCGTTTCTCGGCTTTACCGACATCCCCTCGCTTGCCGGAGAGGCAGGCGTGATCGTCGCTCGCTCGCTGACGAAACTGTTCGGCCTGCCCGGTCTCAGGGCAGGCTTCGCGGTGGCCACGGGTCCGGAACTCGACGCGCTGAAGACGGCACGCCGCGCGTGGAACCTCGGTACTCCGGCGGCGTCAGTTGGCGCTCACTGTCTCCGCGCCGAGGAGTTCGTCGTGGAGACGCGCCAGCGAATCGAGGGAGAACGCGAACGCCTTCGAGAGGCACTCTCCACCCGCTACGACATCCATCCATCGGATGCCCCCTTCCTCCTGCTCGACATCGGCGACCGGGATGTCGACGATCTGCTCGCCCACGCGCGACAGCACGGCCTCGCACTCAGGGACGCCCGGACGTTTCGCGGCCTCGACTCCCACGTCAGGGTCGCCGTGAAGGATAGCGAGGCGAACGATCGGCTACTGGAGGTGCTCGTAGATGGCTGA
- a CDS encoding adenosylcobinamide amidohydrolase, whose translation MADVRIREEVLQLIAPDTSWLSAGWNGGRIRADAAYNCTVPEGWERTDLDEYIADRRADAGFEKEGPALLTGVEMRHARCGRLAAERDTGETDRGGDSVDVLAVATAGVSNPAVLCPGADADAEQEHTQDSDAGHPEPGTVNVLVHVDHPLAAGALANLIAVVAEAKAATLLRETGFPGTTTDAVIVGATGGMESDEPIRFTGSGTPIGAAVRACVRDALRASLTARYDETSIPETVERAEYGAVTTRSANVFRP comes from the coding sequence ATGGCTGACGTACGCATCCGAGAGGAGGTGCTACAACTGATCGCTCCCGACACGTCGTGGCTCTCGGCGGGCTGGAACGGTGGGCGAATCCGGGCGGACGCCGCGTACAACTGCACGGTCCCCGAGGGCTGGGAGCGCACCGATCTGGACGAGTACATCGCGGACCGACGAGCCGACGCGGGCTTCGAAAAAGAGGGCCCAGCGCTGCTCACGGGCGTCGAAATGCGCCACGCGCGCTGTGGGCGACTAGCGGCGGAGCGCGACACGGGGGAGACAGACCGCGGCGGGGATAGCGTCGACGTGCTCGCGGTTGCCACTGCGGGCGTCTCGAACCCCGCCGTCCTGTGTCCCGGGGCGGACGCCGACGCGGAACAGGAGCACACACAGGACAGCGACGCCGGGCATCCCGAGCCGGGAACCGTAAACGTGCTCGTCCACGTGGATCACCCGCTCGCAGCGGGTGCGCTCGCCAATCTGATCGCTGTCGTCGCAGAGGCCAAAGCGGCCACGCTGCTGCGCGAGACCGGCTTTCCGGGGACCACAACGGATGCTGTGATCGTCGGGGCTACTGGAGGAATGGAATCCGACGAGCCGATACGGTTCACCGGTAGCGGAACACCGATCGGCGCTGCGGTCCGGGCCTGTGTGCGGGACGCCCTCCGCGCCAGTCTCACCGCCAGATACGACGAAACGTCGATTCCCGAAACGGTCGAACGCGCGGAGTACGGGGCGGTAACGACTCGCTCCGCGAACGTTTTCCGTCCCTGA
- a CDS encoding TOBE domain-containing protein, giving the protein MTDTRRRGEAALVEDDVEFDSRDAALLRAIDRTGSVAGAASELDRSRARALMRIEILEVAFGPIVRRQRGGRDGGGSSLTETGWDVLNRYERLRAALAATAQVSETVLDGTVMEVDGELALVETPVGTLRCLHDGTERGQRVQVRIGADAITVLDSAAEPAPDATSARNRVSGELVGTDRGEMVVTVRIDVDGTAFDALVTSDSEQRLGLKEGCRVALTWKATATRIVGDSGADQK; this is encoded by the coding sequence GTGACTGACACGCGCCGACGGGGTGAGGCAGCGCTCGTCGAGGACGACGTCGAGTTCGATAGCCGTGACGCCGCGTTGCTCCGTGCGATCGACCGAACTGGATCGGTCGCGGGGGCCGCCTCCGAACTCGACCGCTCCCGGGCGCGGGCACTGATGCGGATCGAGATACTCGAAGTGGCCTTCGGCCCGATCGTCCGGCGGCAACGAGGCGGTCGCGACGGCGGCGGCAGTAGTCTTACCGAGACTGGGTGGGACGTACTGAACCGCTACGAGCGACTGCGGGCCGCCCTCGCCGCGACGGCGCAGGTTTCCGAAACCGTGCTCGACGGCACCGTTATGGAAGTCGACGGCGAACTCGCGCTGGTCGAGACTCCGGTGGGAACTCTGCGATGCCTCCACGACGGGACCGAGCGAGGCCAGCGGGTTCAGGTTCGGATCGGGGCGGACGCGATCACGGTGCTCGACAGCGCAGCAGAGCCGGCTCCCGACGCGACGAGCGCGAGGAATCGTGTTTCCGGCGAACTCGTCGGGACCGACCGTGGCGAGATGGTGGTAACCGTGCGTATCGACGTCGACGGGACGGCCTTCGACGCACTCGTCACGTCGGACAGCGAGCAGCGACTCGGCCTGAAAGAGGGCTGTCGGGTCGCGCTCACCTGGAAGGCCACGGCGACGCGGATCGTCGGCGACAGTGGCGCTGATCAGAAATAA